Genomic DNA from Vanrija pseudolonga chromosome 3, complete sequence:
gacccgctcgccggctcgtcgggccgcggcgcgtggtggtCCGAGCAGCTCGGTCTCGGCGAGTGGAGctgcgagctcgcgctgcaggTTGTCGACGTGTGCGTGTCGACGCGCGAGCGCAACGGCGGGATCATCGAGATGAGCGAGCTcatcgcgcgcgtcgagcgcatgcgcggcggcgcagccgccgacaagatcaccgaggacgacatcCGCCGCGcggtcgacctcctcgcgcccCTGCACGCCGGGTACACGCTGCACAGCGCCGGCGGGACGACGTTTGTCCGCTCCGTTCCCCGCGAGCTGGATACCGACCAGAGCatgctcctcgtcctggcGTCGGAtacgggcggcgcgctgaccgaggccgacgtgcgcgagcgcACTGGCTGGCCCCAGGTCCGCGCGAGGACGGCCCTCGACGATTGCGTCATGCGCGAGGGGCTCGGCtgggtcgacgagcaggccaGCCAGCGGACAGTGTATCTCATTGCTGCGGTCGACTTTGCCGATGTGTAGCGGCGGTCATTGtcctgcctggctggccttatcgtcgcccgcccattcttccccctccccccgcctccccctgCCCCCTCATCCATACAGGAGCTACAACCGTCCTCCGCATCACGTCTATCCCACAACCAGCCTGTATCATGTTGTAATCTATGCATTTGTAGAGTCTGCCGATGTGTGCTTTGCCGACCCGCCGGCCCGATGACGCGGTGTGAGGAAGGCGTGGGCGCAGGCGTGCCAAATAAGTGTAAAATCGGGAAATAGGCCCGCGCCTCCGGCTTTCTCCACAAAGTTGAACTCGAGATGAGTGGCCAAGAGATGAGCATCTTATCCGACTCTTTTGACAACACACAAAAACAACAAAATGTCGCAGCCCCAGATCCCCCAGTTCGACGCCGCGACCCAGGTATGTGCCCCTCGCTGTTCTTGCCCCCTTGCGCCCCGCTGAccgcccaggccgagctccgcgacTTCATCGAGCAGGAGTATGTCCCCTCTGCCCGCGCGACTTTGCTGACCCCGGAGGCagaccaaggccaagatcCAGGCCTCGGTCCACGAGCTCACTGACAGGTGTAGGTGGACTCTGCTGTGCTGATGTGGCGTGACGTCGCTGACCCGCTGCGCAGGTTGGAAGACGTGCGTCGGCGTAACGGACTCTGCTTACCCTCAGCTGCATCACCGGCGGCATCAGCTCCAAGTTCTCCAAGtacgtcctcggcctgcctgcctgttGAGCTACTATCCCTCCCCACGCtgcaccgctgacaccacccccCAAGGTCCGAAGCTTCGTGCCTCGAGAACTGCGTCGACCGCTTCCTCGACACGTCGTTCTACATCGTCAAGCAgatcgagcagcagcagcaccactaGGCCGAGTCCAGTCCATCATGTATTGCATCGCTCCGGCGGGGATCGGCGTCGCGAGGGCCATGGGGCGTTGGCGCGATGGGGGAGTGGGGCACGAGCGGAGGTGGGGATGTCGGGGAGCTGACGACTGATCGGACCGCAAGGCTCAGAATCACCGAGTCCGGCTCGCGCGACCTGCGCcagccgtcggcgtcgtggcgctGTGGCTCGGGGAGGAGAGGGGAATGGGGAGTTTAGCTGCCGAGCACAACTGGCGTGCAGCCGTCTCTCCCAAACTCAACTCTGACGCAAGTCGAcacgagaagaaggacgtgCGTCAAGCAGCCACCCCGGGTGTGTCACCACGGCGCCAAGTCAACCACAATGCCCtacctcctccctccccaccgGGACGAGAAGCGCTCGTCAGAGAGCATGCCAGTCTGCCGGAGTCTACTGAACCCCCCACCTCTGCCAGCTGCATCTGGTGCACGGAgggagctcgacgtcggtgcgTGGCACTTGGCCGAGCGCGTTGCGGGCACTCAAGCTGCTGGcggaacgacgacgcctctCCACCGCCCCATACGTCCGTCGTGGTCACGGAAGCGTGTGGCCCGGAAACCACTCACGGATGTGACTCTACTGACGCCCGCCCGGAGCTCACTCACCTCCATCCCCTGAGCTGTGCAGGAGTTGCTGGCAGTCAGCCGCCGGCACGCGTTGGCGCACGATAGCGCTGAACCTTCGTCTGCACGAATGCTCAAACCAAGACGGAATCGCCTCGCGACGAGAGAAGAGCAGGGCGCTCCGAGCCCTTGGCGTCCGTCGAGAACAGGGCATCACCCATCCACATCTaccgcctcgacgactgAGATCATCTCCGTGGCAGCTCGCGGCTCTGGCCCATCTCgaccgcgcgacgtcgcgagcagacacgccgccaaggcccaAGCTCGCTCGGTGCCGACGCCTTACCAAGGCTCGAAGGGTAGCCAGCAGAGGCATCTGTTGGCAGGGATGCCTGCCAAGGAAGGCTATGGGGAGTGTGACCGAGGCTCTCGAGTCAATGGACGACACTTCGACGTCTCGGCCGACCGTGTTGCGCTACTTATGAAGCGGGCTAATCTCGCAGGAAGGACGGGGCAGCTGGCGTGTCGGTGGGTCAGCGCACGTACTGTGACGCGTCGGTAGCCCAGAACGGCCACCTTGTTCCTCCCGAGCAACTACGCTGCGGCAGCGACCAcagcacggcgaggagcaaCGACATCCGCTTCGAGAAGGTTGCTGGCACGCCCATTGATGATTAGACAGGCTttgctgcggcgcgctgcaTGCCGGCGGAggtgcggcgcggctcgAGCTCCCTCCCCTCGTCGGAAGTCAGTCTACGagtcgccgcggtcggcgcgtTCGACGCAGGTCGAGTCAACGGACGAACTGGCGACGATCCGCCGCGCGTTCCGCGCCGCGTCCACTGTCAGACGTGACCACGTCAGGAGGTGCTATCGCGGCTTTGTAGATCCGTCGATGCACCAGTGAGGTCGTCGATGCACCAGTGAGGTGGTGATCCGTCGGTGATCTACAAGCGTGCACGCTGCCGCATGTCTTGGTCCGCCCAAGATCGACCATCTAGTGCTACTCGGTGTGCTTTGCACGCTttgcgcggccttggccgagACACCAACTACTAGGATCCGGCGCGCATccgacagcagcggcgtgacggcggcagctcgcCGGCCCTGCACCACCTTGCACGCGCAGCCCAtcaggcgcgcgcgcctcgcacCTCACACCTCGTCTCCGCTAGCTCCGCTCCTTCCTCTCTCGTCGGCACCCACATACCATACCCCGGCCCGTCCAAAATAGTCGTGGCGGTGCCAtgtgctgcgcgctgcgccgcgtgcaTGCCATGGCTGCCATGCTCACCGCCAAGGCTTGGGGCCAAgcgacgctgctgccgccggcttAGCCTGCCGCCCACATAAGCCGCCATCTGCCATCTCTGGCTGGTTATTATTCCTCGGGTCTAAGCCGGATGCCGTATCACGCTGTGCCTGGAGGTCGCGTCGCGTCTCGCTCAAGGCCTCGTTTGTGCACACGCACGGCGAGGTTTGGTTGGGGCAGGCGGTGTcgtgcaggcaggcagggagGATCTGGTCCAAAGTGGGATAAGCGTTGGGTTTCTGTCAGACTTTGCTGGCCCCTGGAGGCCTGGAGGGGGTACAGCAGAGCGCAGACCATGCACAGGagttgctgctgcgtgcggtgcgcgagctgcgaggTTGATTTGGATGTCGGCACGTTTCAGGCCGAAACGCCCCACCCCTTCACCCTTTCGACGTGACAGTGTGCAGCAGCACAGGCAGCACAGGCAGCACAGGCAGGACCACGCTTGTGCTGCCAAGCGAAGCCAGTCGACTTGTCGGTCATCCCACAGGACACGACTCTAGTCGGCGGCTGAGACGATCGGGACAAGCAAGGACTGCAGCAGCCATTCAAGGCCTGCGCCGTGGGCACTATTCCCGCGCGTCGCACGTTGACGCAGCAGAACTGTGAATTGGCTTAACCCACCCTGCATTGCGGCGCAGATCGGGCCCTCCCACCATCTGTAGAGGCTCACGCCCGTCGTCCCCGACACGCACCCCTTTGTGTTGTAAACCCTTGCTGCCCTGCCTTTGCTCCCTGGTTGCCCCATggcacgccgagcccaagcccagCCCAGACCATGCCATGACGCTAGTTGCGATGTACGGGATGTGCCAGGAGACTGTGTCGCGCctgccttgtccttgtcgtcaagctagcccagcagcagcagcagccgtcgtcgccacggccttcgtcgtcgtgaagcagcagcacaagcaGCAGCTAGTTGCCCATTCAGTGCACACCCGGGCCTGGAGCCAACCACCAAACCTTGGCAAGAAAACACAACTAtatacacacacacacatctGCACCTCAACGACCTTGTATCATCTTCAACCTCGCACACACCAACTCAATTGCATAGAGCCGGTCTCCCCTGCCCCCCCCACCGGCCTAGTTGTTGAACCCGTACGtctgagcgcgagcgagcgccagccactcgacgtcgtcaaaggcctccgcccagcgcgcgccctcgtagtcgacgtcgtcgtcgtcacagGGCGGGGGGCCGAGCCACGACCGCCAGCCCGTGCACTCCCCCACGCACACCGAC
This window encodes:
- the Snf8 gene encoding Vacuolar-sorting protein SNF8; the encoded protein is MRKGAGISGLTRHTAATSSYNALSTALTAQQVGHLETSLASFRDALVTFAAQHRADIRKDPALRHQFQKMCAAIGVDPLAGSSGRGAWWSEQLGLGEWSCELALQVVDVCVSTRERNGGIIEMSELIARVERMRGGAAADKITEDDIRRAVDLLAPLHAGYTLHSAGGTTFVRSVPRELDTDQSMLLVLASDTGGALTEADVRERTGWPQVRARTALDDCVMREGLGWVDEQASQRTVYLIAAVDFADV
- the TIM8 gene encoding Mitochondrial import inner membrane translocase subunit TIM8, whose protein sequence is MSQPQIPQFDAATQAELRDFIEQEQTKAKIQASVHELTDRCWKTCITGGISSKFSKSEASCLENCVDRFLDTSFYIVKQIEQQQHH